Part of the Vibrio sp. SS-MA-C1-2 genome, ACGATAATAAACCCGACACACCATGCTTTTTCATTGCGAGCAACAATCGGGAATAAGGTTTTAATCAGTGATATCGCCATGTAAGAGTTGCCCACAACCGATGTAATTGAAGCAACGAATAACACTAAACCAAAGATAAAGTAACCTGTTTCACCCGCACCTTGACGGAAAGCATCGGCAGCTGGATTCGAACTATCTAACACTGCGCCTGTAGAGATAACACCAAAAACCGCTAAAAATAGTAAGATACGAATAACAACAGCAATGGAGATTCCAGCCCATGCTGCTTGTTTGACTGTAGAGATATTTTCGTTACCACTTAATTTGATATCAACTAAGCGTTGTGCGCCGGTATAATATCCACCAACAGCACCGCCGACAATGGTGAGTGTTGGTAGTAATAAATTCCCAATATCTGAGGGTAACACTGCTGCCGTTAATGTTTCTCCCATTGGGGGAAGATTTGTCATCGCGACATAAGCAATCAATGTTATCAGTAAGAGTCCAAGGTAGCGTGCCATTTGGTCCATTCGTTTCGATGCATTATGAACAACAAACAGTAAACAACCGACAATACCCGTGAAAAGCGAGCCCCAAATGGTATCAACCCCGGTTAACACATTTAACCCCAGCGCTGCACCACTGACATTACCAAAGTTAAATGCAACCGCACCTAAAGCCAGTAATATCCCGACAACGTATCCCATTCCCGGGATAACTTTATTCGCAATATCTTGAATTCGTAATCCCGAAACACCAACGATGCGCCAAAGGTTCATCACGATACCGAAAGTGATAAAGATCGAAGCAAAAACCGGAAAGGCCATGTCGATTTGATACATATTGGTAAAAACAGAGGTTTGGATTAAGAATCCAGGGCCAACAGAGGTGGTAGCCATTAAGAAAGCGACACTTAAAATAGCTTTTTTCTGCCATGAAGTATCGTGTTGTGAAGCTGGGATTGTTGAAGTTTTCGTCGTCATACCTGATCTCAAAATTGTTGTGTTCCTACTTTTATAAAAATAGAAAAACAACTGAAAAAGATCAGCTGATATTATAATTAAGTTATTAATAAACAATAACTTTTTCTTTGTCCCTGTTTGTCGGCGAGGGATTCTATAGAGTATGGTATAGGTTGTCAATGGTTATTTTCGCTAATTATTAACTAAGTTAATTTAATGGTCTGTTGTTTTAAGATGAGAAGTATCGAGTTACTGAGGATAAATAAACAGAATAGCGTTGATCATTATATAGAGGGTTATTTTTCAGGTGATAAAAGACATTGATTTAAATGGATAAAAATAATTATAAATCTGAAAAAATAAATTTCATTTTTCAATGGGTACTATCTTTTTAGAATGTGACTTTTGTCTCAATTCATTATTTGTTTAATCGTTAAGATTTATTCATCTTATTTATATGACGAGAATATTTAATGCGATCTTTTAATAAAACCCTTGTTGCAGCAGCACTATCAGTTTCAATGCTTATTCCTTTTGCGGCTTCGGCACAATCGGTTGATGCGCCAAGTAGTCCCGCTGTTCAGTCTCAAGTGAATTACGCCGATTATGTCACGAAAAGACAAGTCGTTGATATGTTACTCCACGATGCATTAAAAGCCTTTAAATCTCCTGCTCGTATTTCTCATGCTGGCTTTACGGCCAAAATGCCAAGTAATATGGAAATGGTGACTAACTTTTTATTAGATGCGTATAAATTAGAACCTTATCGTACTGACTTATTAATTTCTGCCGCAAATGCTCAGGTTTATAATAAGAATATCGACCGTGCTATTTCGCTTTTCCAACAAGCTCAATCTGTTGCACCTGATGATCTGGATCTTCATGCTTATTTAGCGGTATGGCAGCATTTTAATGGGAATGAACAAGCATCTCAAAAGCAGTTAGCTGCGTTAGAGAAATTGAACACCGGTAAAGCGAATGACATTAAGAAGATTCTAGCAACCGTTGATAATGTCGTTAGCCAACCATTAAAAGCGGATCCTGCGGTGAAACTTGGAGACCATTCAGCCATTGTAACGTTAGGTTATGCATTAAACCCAGATGGCTCGATGCATGAGATTTTACTTAAACGTTTAGAAACAACATTAGAAATGGCAAATGAATACCCTCAATCATTGATTGTTCTGACAGGTGGTGTGCCTAAGAATAACAAAACAGAAGGGAAATTAATGGCTGACTGGTTAGTAAATAAAGGCATCAGTCGTGATCGTATCATTGAAGAAAACTACGCGACCAGCACCGTTGGGAATGCATTATATAGCAGCTATGCACTAGCAAGACATCATATTCAGCATGCGACAATTATCAGTTCAGCAAGTCATGTTCGTCGTGGTCAAACCTTGTTTGAAATTGCAAGTTGGCAGACGGGACCAACAGGAATTACGTTTGATACCGTCGCCTATCCAGATAAACCATTAGCTGATTTAAAAGTACCAAGTAAAGGTGAACTATTAGGTATTTATCGTGATGCATTAAGAACTTATGGTATGTGGAGTTATCGTTCATACCCATTAGAGTCTCGCTAAGATTTGATTCAACCTTGAAATTTAAACCTCGCCTTCTATTTAATCTTAATTGATAAAATAGAAGGCGAGGTTTTTTTATATTCCATTTTTTAGCTTTAAATAGAGAAGATCAATCTGTTGTCATAATTGGTGTATACTAGCGCTAACTTTTATAAAATTTATCGAATAATACGATGCTTCTAATTGGCAATCTTAAATAGGGAGCCAAAATAGAAGATTCAGCCGTGTTATCAAACAAAGGAATATCATGATTAGAGTCAGTACCTTAACCCCGGCAGATGTTTGGTCTAAACCTAACGTTTCTGAAGTCGCAGAAGTGTTAGCATTATTAAAAGAGTATGATTACGATCTTCCGACCTTAGTGAAGTTAACCGGTATTTCTGACCGTCGTTTCTCTGATTGGACAGCGGGTTACAAAAAAGAGCCGTTAGAGCGTTCAAATATTCCTTATACTTGCTGGTGTTTTTTGGTGGCTTTAGTTGGTCGTCCAAATATCAACGGTAAGCCAAAAAATGTGAATATTCCAAAGGTGCTTTCTGCATTTAGTCGTAATGCTTTTTTACCTGCAAATACCTATAAATCACCAAGTCAAAAGCAGCTAAACCGTGTCGTAGGTGATAACGCATTTACGGGTTTAACTTATGAAGAGCTAGCTCAAACGTTTAATTGGAAGCAGAGCCATTTTGACGATAGTATCTCAAAAGATAATATCCCATTCTTAAACTTCTGTTTGATTTTAATGCACTTAGGGTTAGATATTCAAAAAATGATC contains:
- a CDS encoding NRAMP family divalent metal transporter, which codes for MTTKTSTIPASQHDTSWQKKAILSVAFLMATTSVGPGFLIQTSVFTNMYQIDMAFPVFASIFITFGIVMNLWRIVGVSGLRIQDIANKVIPGMGYVVGILLALGAVAFNFGNVSGAALGLNVLTGVDTIWGSLFTGIVGCLLFVVHNASKRMDQMARYLGLLLITLIAYVAMTNLPPMGETLTAAVLPSDIGNLLLPTLTIVGGAVGGYYTGAQRLVDIKLSGNENISTVKQAAWAGISIAVVIRILLFLAVFGVISTGAVLDSSNPAADAFRQGAGETGYFIFGLVLFVASITSVVGNSYMAISLIKTLFPIVARNEKAWCVGFIIVTTLGTVTMNMPILLLMLAGLVNSIILPVVLGTILAATRRKDIIGDYKHPVYLTVIGGLIVAVMAIASFTNIGNFIGKFIG
- a CDS encoding ElyC/SanA/YdcF family protein, with the protein product MRSFNKTLVAAALSVSMLIPFAASAQSVDAPSSPAVQSQVNYADYVTKRQVVDMLLHDALKAFKSPARISHAGFTAKMPSNMEMVTNFLLDAYKLEPYRTDLLISAANAQVYNKNIDRAISLFQQAQSVAPDDLDLHAYLAVWQHFNGNEQASQKQLAALEKLNTGKANDIKKILATVDNVVSQPLKADPAVKLGDHSAIVTLGYALNPDGSMHEILLKRLETTLEMANEYPQSLIVLTGGVPKNNKTEGKLMADWLVNKGISRDRIIEENYATSTVGNALYSSYALARHHIQHATIISSASHVRRGQTLFEIASWQTGPTGITFDTVAYPDKPLADLKVPSKGELLGIYRDALRTYGMWSYRSYPLESR